The genomic DNA ATACATACCTCTGGAAATAGAACATCACAGATTAACTGCACTTCATCTGTGAAGCTCAGTTTCGTAGGTGTTTTATATAGAACACACTTCAGAAAAGCACAAAGGTTGTCCTGTGGTTCTTCACTGTCAAGGTAGACAGGCACCTGGCGAAAGGACTTCGGAGGATACCACTTTGAAGTCTTCCCATTAAGTACATCCTACAGGCACAGACAGGATTTTTATTGGCCTGTGACTGCCAATAAATGTGGCACATAGTTGACAATCATTTTCACAAAAGCCCTGGTTGATTTATTTACTGTGAGTATGTAATGATGAATATGTCTAAGTGCCACCAAATGCTGTTCAGCCCCCGGTGACTGTACAATATAATCCACCAGTCTCTTTTCCTCTGCAGTACGGTCAAAGACAGCCTGCATGTGGACTGGAATTTCCTCAGTGATGGCACGCTTTCTTGGCATTCTGTATATTGGCTGAAGGGTTCCCTGTAACAAGCTTCTGGCCTCATCAGTCCAGAAGGCAAACCTCTGGCCATGCCTTTCAAAAATTAATAACAAGATTAATCTAGaatatagcaaaaaaaaaaaacatatttgtcTACTTATAATATTAACTTGATTTAGTCATCAGGTTAATATACACTTATTGTTTAGGGCTTTTATACCCATCAATTTTAAAACGCTCCATAAGAAGAAGACACCACCACTACCGAATCAAAGGCATGTCCATCTGAAAGAAATGTGATAATGATAGTCGTTAGTTTATAAATTGTAAATTTTCTTTAAGATAAACCATTatgcagtgttgggaaagttcatTTTCCacatgaactagttcaaaattaagttcacaaattttaaaatgaactagttcagtttaTAGTTCATACTTCAAAAATTTTAACTAAGTTCACTTTTCCAAAAATTAACTAGTTCATAGTTTTTTTTCCATATGTTGCTGTGAgctattatttttcaaaaatattgcCACAGCCCATATAGAACCcagacagcaattattttatcagttttaacactgaagctatGTGTCAGATgtcagatttcatcttcatatccaactttgAATCCTTTTCCAACCAGGGCTTACATAGGCATTGGgtgtcacggctagtccgtgacatgttttgtgtattgcactgatccgtctcacctgggctgaatccgaaatcgcatacttactgtgtaggtactgaatttcatTGGGTACCTACTTAACGTGCGCTAAGGCAGTATGTACGTTCGCGTTAAGTATGTACAGCATTCgccatgttgacgttatcatgtgacatatgacgtagtagacttgttcgagttcatgcggtACCACAAGGGCCGACAGGGGGTTGACATCACAATGCCGCGAGAGCAACTCGAAATCAGAGTTCTCCGTGTGATTTCTGGAGTCGCTCTCGCGgtgctttgatgtcatccagctGTTGGTTCTTACAGCGGTGCATAAACTCGAACAAACCTAATAACAGacatgaaaacgtatgcgtgtgtatgagggacaggtgcactaacacctgattgcatAAGTAACTTGATCTGTAACAGTGTTACagatatattacacattattttgtaggggacaaaataagtaaaacaagcagattgtaatttaatatctaTTGTCAGATGACAGCTGTGCTTGAATACAAACTAGACAATGCAGCCAATGTGATGATATACATTTTAGTGAAGCAATCtcttgtatttacttaaaacgacaggaaacatgaataaaaaatgaatgaataaaaccatcacaataaactttcccatatgaaacaaaagtttattcaaatgtatttttctaacaaaccatcacatatttactgtcagctcaacacagctgtgacaattctacagctttattttcatgaatcagctgagcactttgtggTATATCCTGGGTCTGTGCATGAAGTCAGGGTGCTGAGGAACGGCCCTAACATATCTAAATCACCCGATTGGTTGGTCTCCGGTCGATTGCTTTGTTTTCccgtggcatcatgggaaagctggGATAGAAGTGTCCATCCGATGCACGCTTCAGAATAGGGGCGGACTCAGTAGGGCATCCGGGGATTTCTCGCCTACTGATTTTATGGATACTgaggattcggacgtactactctgttcacgtgccatttcccctactacattttcagtaagtaggcggtttcggacgatacttaagtacacgtgcctctgaatcttgcgagaaatagtccaaaatccCACTAATTCTTGCCTACCCTTTTACGTATACTgaggtttcggacatactattcgttcgcctactgctttttgcctactatatagtatggcagtatgcgatttcggattcagcccTGGACTTTCATTGACTCATTACGCCAATACACCACACCtgtcatttgtttaattgtctttgtatttgttgccggattattgtcattgataccctgtctgtttcctgtgttgctgttcctgtgttcctgcattcaccatgtctgccctcgtgtttttattattaaatgttatttattttgaaccttgcgtttgcgtcctgtccttACAACCCTGTCGTGACATTGGGGGGACAGCATTTTCCCATTGTTGCTTTAACGCTTTGTTGCTGTCTGTTTAGTCATCACTAGTTGCAGATGCAGCTTTCACCCCTACAATATATTCTCAAAAACACGAGGAAACATGTGCTGCTCGAATTGCATTTTTATGAT from Misgurnus anguillicaudatus chromosome 20, ASM2758022v2, whole genome shotgun sequence includes the following:
- the LOC129454709 gene encoding PWWP domain-containing DNA repair factor 3B translates to MERFKIDGHGQRFAFWTDEARSLLQGTLQPIYRMPRKRAITEEIPVHMQAVFDRTAEEKRLVDYIVQSPGAEQHLVDVLNGKTSKWYPPKSFRQVPVYLDSEEPQDNLCAFLKCVLYKTPTKLSFTDEVQLICDVLFPEAIIYGLAGLQNLDAEQAFLSGPHYHRSEVEEFNRIIDKQLRKEGRASSWSQ